A single window of Mesoplodon densirostris isolate mMesDen1 chromosome 13, mMesDen1 primary haplotype, whole genome shotgun sequence DNA harbors:
- the LOC132500905 gene encoding Golgi pH regulator-like, producing the protein MFQQGEMHNKPSGFWGMIKSVTTSVPGSENRTLIQQEVDALEELSRQLFLGTSDLCATKERIEYSKTFKGKYFNFLGYFFSIYCVWKIFMATINIIFDQVGKTDPVTRGIEITVNYLGIQFDVKSWSQHISFILIGIIFVTSIRGVLITLTKLFYAISHSESSNVIVLLLAQIMGMYFVSSVLLIRMSMPLEHRTIVTEVLGELQFNFCHRWFGVVFLVSALSSILFLYLAHRQAPEKHMAP; encoded by the coding sequence ATGTTCCAGCAAGGGGAGATGCATAACAAACCATCAGGATTCTGGGGAATGATAAAGAGTGTTACCACTTCAGTACCAGGAAGTGAAAATCGTACTCTTATTCAACAGGAAGTGGATGCTTTGGAAGAACTAAGCAGGCAGCTTTTTCTGGGAACGTCTGATCTCTGTGCTACCAAGGAGAGAATAGAATACTCCAAAACTTTcaaggggaaatattttaattttctgggtTACTTTTTCTCTATTTACTGTGTTTGGAAAATTTTCATGGCAACCATTAATATCATTTTTGACCAAGTTGGGAAAACGGATCCAGTCACAAGAGGCATTGAGATCACTGTGAATTATCTGGGGATCCAATTTGATGTGAAGTCCTGGTCCCAACACATTTCCTTCATTCTGATTGGAATAATCTTTGTCACGTCTATTAGAGGAGTGCTGATCACTCTTACCAAGCTCTTCTATGCCATATCCCACAGTGAGTCCTCCAATGTCATTGTCCTGCTATTAGCACAGATCATGGGCATGTACTTTGTCTCCTCTGTGCTGCTGATCCGAATGAGCATGCCTCTGGAGCACCGCACCATAGTCACCGAAGTCCTTGGAGAGCTGCAGTTCAACTTCTGTCACCGTTGGTTTGGTGTCGTCTTCCTGGTCAGTGCTCTCTCCAGCATACTCTTCCTCTATTTGGCCCATAGACAGGCACCAGAGAAGCATATGGCACCTTGA